The nucleotide sequence CGGTTTTTGCCGATATTGACTGCCTGGAATGCGCCAACTGCTGTAAAACAATCAGTCCAAGATTTAAAAAGCGGGACATAGAGCGGATTGCGAAGCACCTGAACATGCATCCCAAGACCTTTCGCCTGACCTACCTGGAGCTTGATGAGGATGATGACTGGGTTCTGAAAAAGCTGCCCTGTCCCTTTCTGGGGTCCGATAATTACTGCTCAATCTATGAGGTCCGGCCCAAAGCCTGCGTTGAATACCCCCATACCGACGTCAAGAACATGCGGGGCCACCTGGTGATTGCCCGCAAGAATCTCGCCGTATGCCCTGCAGTGTTCGAAATTATTGAACGTCTGCGGAAAGAGTATCCTCTCTAGGCAGGAGGTGCGAATGAATGGACACGCCTTGCAGGGATTTACCCGCTCAGAATACTGGAGAAAGACAGCAGTCCGGACTCTTCTAGTCTTCGTTCTTATCGGTATTGTTGTGAATCCAAGTTTCTACATTTTTCACCGTATGACCCGGGATACGGTAAGCACCTCCATTCAGGAGGAGGAAATGCTGCAGGTTGCATATACCGCTGAGGAGATTGTTGCTTCGTTTCAGAGTATCTGGGGCGACACCTTGTATCTTTCATCGAGTGAAATCCTGCGTTATTACCTGAACGGCAGTGCCGACAGAGAAAGTGTCGCCAGCAATTTTCTCACCTTTGCCAGAAGCCGCCGGATTTATGACCAGATCCAGTTCCTGGATATGAAGGGAAACGAGGTGGTCCGGATTAATCATCACCAGGGATACTACACTGCGGTGGAGGATGACGCGCTGCAGAATAAGATACACCGCTATTACTTTCAGGAAAGCGCGAGGCTTGAGCGGGGAGAGATGTACCTTTCCCGCCTCGACCTGAATGTGGAAAACGAAGAGATAGAGCTCCCCTATAAGCCGATGATCCGGGTCGGTACTTCTGTATTTGATGAGAACGGCCGCAAGAGGGGGGTTGTTGTTCTTAATCTGCTCGGTTCCCGGGTACTCAACAAGCTGAACACCCTTATCGACCATCCGACCCGCGAGGTCATGCTGGTAAACGGCAACGGTTACTGGCTGAAAGGACCGGACCCGGAAAAGGAGTGGGGGTTCATGTTTGCCGAGAAAAACCGGACC is from Marispirochaeta sp. and encodes:
- a CDS encoding YkgJ family cysteine cluster protein, giving the protein MLRTLPERARKGEKEQTKYLRRLREKNPKKLDEMFRRLHNAVFADIDCLECANCCKTISPRFKKRDIERIAKHLNMHPKTFRLTYLELDEDDDWVLKKLPCPFLGSDNYCSIYEVRPKACVEYPHTDVKNMRGHLVIARKNLAVCPAVFEIIERLRKEYPL